The Elusimicrobiota bacterium genome has a window encoding:
- a CDS encoding thiamine-phosphate pyrophosphorylase: MVNNRRAGVYRLLDANLNRASEGIRVIEDTYRFIYNDKKIFAVLRVLRHKLNKITQKAYPDLILSRDSQQDSGRKMAEQGRNNLKALLAANFKRIEQALRVLEEYSKLFSASAGSEFKKIRFKLYTLEKKSCDFNRPGKK; encoded by the coding sequence ATGGTAAATAATCGCAGGGCTGGCGTATACAGGCTCCTTGATGCGAATTTAAACCGTGCCAGTGAAGGCATAAGAGTAATTGAAGACACTTACAGGTTTATTTATAACGATAAAAAAATATTCGCGGTTTTAAGAGTTTTAAGGCATAAACTTAACAAAATAACGCAAAAAGCATACCCTGATCTAATTTTATCACGCGATAGCCAGCAGGATTCCGGCAGAAAGATGGCTGAACAGGGGAGGAATAATTTAAAAGCCCTGCTTGCGGCCAACTTTAAAAGGATTGAGCAGGCTCTCCGGGTGCTTGAAGAATACTCGAAGCTTTTTTCAGCATCTGCAGGATCCGAATTTAAGAAAATCAGGTTTAAATTATACACATTGGAGAAAAAAAGCTGTGACTTTAATCGACCTGGCAAAAAGTAA
- a CDS encoding adenylyltransferase/cytidyltransferase family protein, translating to MKNNKIKSRKEILAIVKKIKKRNKKVVFTNGCFDLLHAGHIRIFEKAKTLGDVLIVGVNSDKSIKELKGPKRPIVHDKYRAEIIASIQYVDYVTIFNERSVIQLVKEIHPDVLVKGGHYTVKEVVGWQYAEKVARVPVVKDSSTTNIINKITDVYGK from the coding sequence GTGAAAAACAACAAAATAAAAAGCAGAAAAGAAATATTAGCTATTGTAAAAAAAATAAAAAAACGGAATAAAAAGGTAGTTTTCACTAACGGTTGTTTTGATCTTTTGCATGCCGGGCATATCAGAATATTTGAAAAAGCAAAAACTTTGGGAGATGTCCTCATAGTCGGTGTCAATTCTGATAAATCGATAAAAGAGCTCAAGGGCCCCAAAAGGCCTATTGTTCACGATAAATATCGTGCCGAGATTATAGCAAGCATTCAATATGTTGATTATGTAACCATTTTTAATGAAAGATCCGTAATTCAACTCGTTAAAGAAATTCATCCCGATGTTTTAGTCAAGGGCGGGCATTATACGGTAAAAGAAGTCGTTGGTTGGCAGTATGCAGAAAAAGTAGCAAGAGTTCCGGTAGTCAAAGATTCTTCGACTACGAATATTATTAATAAAATTACAGACGTTTATGGTAAATAA